One Flexivirga aerilata DNA segment encodes these proteins:
- a CDS encoding carbohydrate ABC transporter permease has product MFINQIARRTAYVLLLVVIAAVFVTPYVFAVMAAFKPLGEIQSGHAWDLPQHFTFDNFTTIFGEYHFGDYLLNTAGVTLILAVGQVGFSLMGAYAFARLDFPGREAIFWGYLMMLMVPNVVTMIPLYVMMSKAGAVNTYWALFLPYVFGTPYTVFLMRQYLLSIPGEVIEAARLDGCSELRILTRVVVPMARPIIVTATIIAVIFGWNNFLWPLIATDSNALQTLTVGIANFNSNFAAQWNLVLAGSLVALIPMVVLFVVFQKHIVNSVNVSGASR; this is encoded by the coding sequence ATGTTCATCAATCAGATAGCGCGGCGGACGGCATACGTCCTGCTGCTGGTGGTGATCGCGGCGGTCTTCGTCACGCCATACGTCTTCGCGGTGATGGCCGCGTTCAAGCCGCTCGGCGAGATCCAGTCGGGACACGCCTGGGACCTGCCGCAGCACTTCACCTTCGACAACTTCACGACGATCTTCGGCGAGTACCACTTCGGCGACTACCTGCTCAACACCGCGGGCGTCACGCTGATCCTCGCGGTCGGCCAGGTCGGCTTCTCGCTGATGGGTGCCTATGCATTCGCGCGGCTGGACTTCCCGGGCCGGGAGGCGATCTTCTGGGGCTACCTGATGATGCTCATGGTGCCCAACGTGGTCACGATGATTCCGCTCTACGTGATGATGTCGAAAGCCGGTGCGGTCAATACCTATTGGGCGTTGTTCCTGCCGTACGTGTTCGGCACGCCATACACGGTGTTTCTGATGCGGCAGTACCTGCTGAGCATCCCCGGCGAGGTGATCGAGGCGGCGCGGCTCGACGGCTGCTCCGAGCTGCGCATCCTCACCCGGGTGGTGGTGCCGATGGCCCGCCCGATCATCGTGACGGCGACGATCATCGCGGTGATCTTCGGCTGGAACAACTTCCTCTGGCCGCTCATCGCCACCGATTCCAACGCCCTGCAGACACTGACGGTCGGTATCGCAAACTTCAACTCCAACTTCGCCGCGCAGTGGAATCTCGTGCTCGCCGGCTCACTGGTGGCGCTCATCCCGATGGTGGTGCTCTTCGTGGTCTTCCAGAAGCACATCGTCAACTCGGTCAACGTGTCAGGAGCGAGCCGATGA
- a CDS encoding alpha-galactosidase translates to MMFPSDTPSPATTIHLQEAEDGTLPLVHAVTHGGADGSAALLAGHPGVPMLREEWRSFFGRPGLRGHRLAAPAGAVSPARADSRDIAGRDWAPRFERVRVEQTGDRLQVRAVDPVAGLELLTEVEALPGGALRARHTVTNTGETPYLVDGLDVCVPAPVGADEILDFSGRHERERVPQRRPIADGQWVREGRQGYPGHDAWTMTVVGPQGFGFQRGDLLAVHVATSGNQTSVVERSGAQRATVSAGELLMPGEVVLQNRESYTTPWIFIIAGEGLDGVAAALHEWQRTLSSHPRESKVTLNVWEAVYFDHQLDRLLELAELAHEVGAERYVLDDGWFGSRRDDTSGLGDWTVSADAWPDGLGPLVDRVRALGLEFGLWFEPEMVNPDSDLYRAHPDWVLQTGDRTPLQHRNQLVLDLTNPQAWQHVRDQVDAVLSSYDIGFVKWDFNRDELDAGSNAHGGAPAFHAQAEAYRQLLADLRERHPKVTWESCAGGGGRIDLDVIEQVQRFWTSDMTDALARQQIQRWTGQLIAPEYLGAHVSATRSHQTERTLSVGFRAVTALFGSMGIEWDLTQATDDERAELASWIALHKEHRRLLHTGRVVRVEVDDPAMLVHGVVSQDGDEALIAVLQLDESVHNRGTAIRLPGLAPDATFRLDWVGGDRAPEPVLPDGVTATGAALGAHGVWLPRSRPEVARLLHVHR, encoded by the coding sequence ATGATGTTTCCCAGTGACACCCCGAGCCCCGCGACCACCATCCATCTCCAGGAGGCCGAGGACGGCACATTGCCGCTCGTGCACGCGGTCACCCACGGCGGCGCTGACGGGTCCGCCGCGCTGCTGGCGGGGCACCCGGGCGTGCCGATGCTGCGCGAGGAATGGCGCTCCTTCTTCGGCCGTCCGGGGCTGCGCGGACACCGGCTGGCGGCACCGGCCGGGGCGGTCAGCCCGGCCCGTGCCGACAGCCGGGACATCGCCGGGCGGGACTGGGCTCCGCGCTTCGAGAGGGTGCGCGTCGAACAGACCGGCGACCGGCTGCAGGTCCGGGCCGTCGACCCGGTGGCCGGACTGGAGCTGCTGACCGAGGTCGAGGCGTTGCCGGGTGGCGCGCTCCGGGCTCGTCACACCGTGACCAACACCGGTGAAACTCCTTATCTGGTCGATGGACTCGACGTTTGCGTGCCAGCGCCGGTCGGTGCCGACGAGATCCTGGACTTCAGCGGTCGGCACGAGCGGGAGCGAGTGCCGCAGAGGCGCCCGATCGCGGACGGTCAGTGGGTGCGCGAGGGACGGCAGGGGTACCCGGGGCACGACGCGTGGACGATGACGGTCGTCGGGCCGCAGGGCTTCGGCTTCCAGCGCGGAGACCTGCTCGCCGTGCACGTGGCGACGAGCGGCAACCAGACTTCGGTCGTGGAGCGCAGTGGTGCGCAGCGAGCGACCGTGTCCGCCGGTGAGCTGTTGATGCCGGGCGAGGTTGTGCTGCAAAACCGTGAGTCCTACACCACCCCATGGATTTTCATCATCGCGGGGGAGGGGCTTGACGGTGTGGCCGCGGCGCTGCACGAGTGGCAGCGCACCCTGTCCTCCCACCCGCGCGAGTCGAAGGTGACGCTGAACGTGTGGGAGGCGGTCTACTTCGACCACCAGCTGGACCGGTTGCTGGAGCTTGCCGAACTCGCGCATGAGGTCGGCGCTGAGCGGTACGTGCTCGACGACGGATGGTTCGGCTCGCGGCGTGATGACACCTCGGGTCTCGGCGACTGGACGGTGTCGGCGGATGCCTGGCCGGACGGCCTCGGGCCGCTCGTCGACAGGGTGCGGGCGCTCGGCCTCGAGTTCGGGTTGTGGTTCGAGCCGGAGATGGTCAACCCCGACTCCGACCTCTACCGTGCGCACCCGGACTGGGTGCTGCAAACGGGCGACCGCACGCCGCTTCAGCACCGCAACCAGTTGGTGCTCGACCTGACGAATCCGCAGGCGTGGCAGCATGTTCGGGACCAGGTCGATGCGGTGCTCTCGTCATACGACATCGGATTTGTGAAGTGGGACTTCAACCGCGACGAGCTCGACGCGGGCAGCAATGCGCACGGGGGAGCACCGGCGTTCCACGCGCAGGCGGAGGCCTACCGTCAGCTGCTGGCCGACCTGCGGGAGCGGCACCCGAAAGTCACGTGGGAGTCGTGCGCCGGCGGGGGCGGTCGGATCGACCTCGACGTGATCGAGCAGGTGCAGAGGTTCTGGACCTCGGACATGACGGACGCGTTGGCGCGGCAGCAGATTCAGCGGTGGACTGGCCAGCTGATCGCCCCGGAGTATCTCGGGGCGCACGTCTCAGCCACCCGGTCGCACCAGACCGAGCGCACGCTGAGCGTCGGATTCCGAGCGGTCACAGCACTTTTCGGATCGATGGGCATCGAGTGGGATCTCACGCAGGCGACTGACGACGAGCGCGCCGAGCTAGCCTCCTGGATCGCCCTGCACAAGGAGCACCGCCGGTTGTTGCACACCGGACGGGTCGTGCGGGTCGAGGTCGACGACCCGGCGATGCTGGTGCACGGCGTCGTGTCGCAGGACGGCGACGAAGCGTTGATCGCCGTCCTGCAGCTCGACGAGTCGGTGCACAACCGCGGGACGGCGATCCGGCTGCCCGGTCTCGCGCCGGACGCCACGTTCCGGCTCGACTGGGTCGGCGGTGACCGAGCACCCGAGCCGGTGCTACCCGACGGGGTGACGGCCACCGGTGCCGCACTCGGCGCGCACGGTGTCTGGCTGCCGCGCAGCCGACCAGAGGTTGCGCGGTTGCTGCACGTGCACCGCTGA
- a CDS encoding carbohydrate ABC transporter permease, with the protein MATDTGNRRRQRLAAYGLLAPSLFGVTVFLAVPIILVIAFSFLRWNLLNAPEFVGLANYVDVFRYEGAGHALWITVLYVLLNIPLQTALALGMAMLMNRTGRFTSVVRVLCVLPYLATPVAMAVVWQWIFDPTNGMVNTLLSAVGITGPDWLNSNMWALPVVAFANIWQYVGYNMLFFLAGLQAIPAQVYEASSIDGASRFRQFLHITLPLLRPTLLFVLVTGVIGSFQVFDTVYVMTKGGPGKATTVMNQLIYTSGFQGFRIGAASALSVILFLIILAVTIAQFTYFRKRTVYEMV; encoded by the coding sequence ATTCCTCGCGGTGCCCATCATCCTGGTGATCGCGTTCTCTTTCCTGCGCTGGAATCTGCTCAACGCACCGGAGTTCGTGGGCCTGGCCAACTACGTCGACGTGTTCCGTTACGAGGGTGCCGGGCACGCGCTGTGGATCACCGTCCTCTACGTGCTGCTCAACATCCCGCTGCAGACCGCGCTGGCACTCGGTATGGCGATGCTGATGAACCGCACTGGCCGGTTCACCTCGGTCGTGCGCGTCCTTTGCGTGCTGCCCTATCTGGCGACGCCGGTCGCAATGGCGGTGGTCTGGCAATGGATCTTCGACCCCACCAACGGGATGGTGAACACGCTGCTGTCGGCGGTGGGCATCACCGGCCCGGACTGGCTCAACTCGAACATGTGGGCGCTGCCGGTGGTCGCCTTCGCCAACATCTGGCAGTACGTCGGTTACAACATGCTGTTCTTCCTCGCCGGGCTGCAGGCGATCCCGGCGCAGGTCTACGAGGCGTCCTCGATCGACGGCGCCAGCCGCTTCCGGCAGTTCCTGCACATCACGCTGCCGCTCCTGCGCCCGACCCTGCTCTTCGTGTTGGTGACCGGGGTGATCGGCTCGTTCCAGGTCTTCGACACCGTCTACGTGATGACCAAGGGCGGCCCTGGCAAGGCGACGACGGTGATGAACCAGCTGATCTACACCAGTGGCTTCCAGGGCTTCCGCATCGGTGCTGCGTCTGCGCTGTCGGTGATCCTCTTCCTGATCATCCTGGCGGTGACGATCGCGCAGTTCACCTACTTCCGCAAGCGCACCGTCTACGAAATGGTCTGA
- a CDS encoding NAD-dependent succinate-semialdehyde dehydrogenase — MAQTQQAVEQVKKQLFIGGEWRDAEGGKTFEVDNPATGAELTRVADASVADGEAALTAAADAQADWAATAPRDRSELLRAAYELIVERTDVLAELMTLEMGKPLAESRGEVTYGSEFFRWFAEEAVRISGRWSVAPNGQTRLMTMKQPVGPTLMITPWNFPLAMGTRKIGPAIAAGCTMVVKPAAETPLTMLYLAQLLEEVGLPKGVLNVVTTTDSGGVMEPLIRDPRSRKLTFTGSTPVGRKLVEQSADQLLRASMELGGNAPFIVFGDADVDKAVEGAMLAKMRNIGEACTAANRLFVHADIADEFAKKFAAKMDALSVGDGMGDGVEVGPLINQKAVDKVTSLVRDATDRGATIVTGGAKGDGPGFFFNPTVITGVPGDAAMAKEEIFGPVAGIQVFTDEDDVVRRANDTEFGLVAYFFTRDVARVIRVSEALEYGMVGVNQGIVSNPAAPFGGVKSSGFGREGGFEGIEEYLETKYVGLAL; from the coding sequence ATGGCACAGACTCAGCAGGCAGTGGAGCAGGTGAAGAAGCAGCTGTTCATCGGTGGTGAATGGCGTGACGCCGAGGGCGGCAAGACGTTCGAGGTGGACAACCCGGCGACCGGCGCCGAGCTGACCCGTGTCGCCGACGCATCGGTCGCCGACGGCGAGGCGGCCCTCACCGCCGCCGCCGACGCGCAGGCCGACTGGGCCGCGACCGCGCCCCGCGACCGCAGCGAATTGCTGCGCGCGGCATACGAATTGATCGTCGAACGCACCGACGTGCTCGCCGAGCTGATGACGCTCGAGATGGGCAAGCCGCTGGCCGAGTCGCGCGGCGAGGTGACCTACGGGTCGGAGTTCTTCCGCTGGTTCGCCGAGGAGGCCGTGCGCATCTCCGGCCGCTGGTCGGTCGCCCCCAACGGACAGACCCGGCTGATGACGATGAAGCAGCCGGTCGGCCCGACCCTGATGATCACGCCGTGGAACTTCCCGCTCGCGATGGGCACCCGCAAGATCGGTCCGGCGATCGCCGCCGGCTGCACGATGGTCGTCAAGCCCGCTGCCGAGACGCCGCTCACGATGCTTTATCTGGCGCAGCTGCTCGAGGAGGTCGGGCTGCCCAAGGGTGTGCTCAACGTCGTCACCACGACCGACAGCGGCGGCGTCATGGAGCCGCTCATCCGCGACCCGCGCTCGCGCAAGCTGACCTTCACCGGCTCGACCCCCGTCGGGCGCAAGCTCGTCGAGCAGTCGGCCGACCAATTGCTCCGAGCGTCAATGGAACTCGGCGGCAACGCGCCCTTCATCGTCTTTGGTGACGCCGACGTCGACAAGGCAGTCGAAGGCGCGATGCTGGCCAAGATGCGCAACATCGGCGAGGCCTGCACCGCCGCCAACCGGCTCTTCGTGCACGCCGACATCGCCGACGAGTTCGCGAAGAAGTTCGCCGCCAAGATGGACGCGCTGAGCGTCGGCGACGGCATGGGCGACGGCGTCGAGGTCGGCCCGCTGATCAACCAGAAGGCGGTCGACAAGGTGACCTCGCTGGTGCGGGACGCGACCGACCGCGGCGCGACCATCGTCACCGGCGGCGCCAAGGGCGACGGCCCCGGCTTCTTCTTCAACCCCACGGTCATCACCGGTGTGCCCGGCGACGCCGCGATGGCCAAGGAGGAGATCTTCGGACCGGTCGCCGGCATCCAGGTCTTCACCGACGAGGACGACGTCGTACGCCGGGCCAACGACACCGAATTCGGTTTGGTGGCCTACTTCTTCACCCGCGACGTTGCGCGCGTGATCCGCGTCAGCGAGGCCCTCGAATACGGAATGGTCGGCGTCAACCAGGGCATCGTCTCCAACCCGGCGGCGCCGTTCGGCGGCGTGAAGTCCAGCGGGTTCGGCCGGGAGGGCGGCTTCGAGGGGATCGAGGAATACCTCGAGACCAAGTACGTCGGACTGGCCCTCTAA
- a CDS encoding ABC transporter substrate-binding protein: protein MTRLRMTAVAAAGVLVLSGCSAAGWGLPSGGGGKVHLTYALWDANQQKGYQRSIDEFEKQHPNIDVTIEQVPYASYQQKITAQYISGNAPDVFWVNTPWLGDWVSGGLLADITDRVKAANIDLGQYYSSLVKLHEKDGRLYGLPKDWDTIAQYYNKDYLATIGVRSVPTDLSWNPVDGGSYLKFLKRITTDTSGRNALDPKFDPRSVKTYAIASTNDPQAQLLSFFAMNGGSMLPAPFAKKSSLNSPQNRQTLTFLTRMLQQAHVAVPAGQTGPNGDDTNAQTLFASGRTAIWQTGDWQTLGLSGLSKFTIGVAPLPSGPKGRISVFNGLTDGIASNTEHPEEAWQLVQWLAGEQSQRLMGSGGYVWPAIEKLDPLFLDYWRRKGIDLTPFLDEAKGKTVNFPVATGLAEALSDVSIALGPTYLGQSSPAQGLRDAQRILDYRISYTK, encoded by the coding sequence ATGACCAGGTTGCGTATGACGGCGGTGGCCGCGGCCGGTGTGCTCGTCCTCTCCGGCTGCTCGGCGGCCGGCTGGGGGTTGCCGTCCGGTGGCGGCGGGAAGGTGCATCTCACCTATGCGCTGTGGGATGCCAACCAGCAGAAGGGATATCAGCGTTCGATCGACGAGTTCGAGAAGCAGCACCCGAACATCGACGTCACGATCGAGCAGGTGCCCTATGCCAGCTACCAGCAGAAGATCACCGCGCAATACATCTCCGGCAACGCGCCGGACGTCTTCTGGGTCAACACGCCGTGGCTTGGCGACTGGGTCAGCGGCGGCCTGCTCGCGGACATCACCGACCGGGTGAAGGCGGCGAACATCGATCTGGGGCAGTACTACTCGTCGTTGGTGAAGCTGCACGAGAAGGACGGCCGGCTCTACGGGCTGCCGAAGGACTGGGACACGATCGCGCAGTATTACAACAAGGACTACCTCGCCACGATCGGCGTGCGATCGGTGCCGACCGACCTCTCCTGGAACCCGGTCGACGGCGGCAGCTACCTGAAGTTCCTCAAGCGGATCACCACGGACACGAGCGGCCGGAACGCTCTGGATCCCAAGTTCGACCCGCGCTCGGTCAAGACGTATGCGATCGCCAGCACCAACGACCCGCAGGCGCAGCTGCTGAGCTTCTTTGCGATGAACGGCGGCTCGATGCTGCCGGCGCCCTTCGCCAAGAAGTCCAGTCTGAACAGTCCGCAGAACCGGCAGACGCTCACCTTCCTGACCAGGATGCTGCAGCAGGCGCATGTTGCCGTGCCGGCCGGGCAGACCGGCCCCAACGGCGACGACACCAACGCGCAGACCCTCTTCGCGTCGGGACGGACGGCGATCTGGCAGACCGGGGACTGGCAGACGCTCGGACTGTCCGGGCTGTCGAAGTTCACGATCGGCGTGGCACCCTTGCCGTCCGGACCGAAGGGGCGGATCAGCGTCTTCAACGGGTTGACCGACGGCATCGCCAGCAACACCGAACACCCCGAGGAAGCGTGGCAGTTGGTGCAGTGGCTCGCCGGCGAACAGTCGCAGCGATTGATGGGCAGCGGCGGCTATGTGTGGCCGGCGATCGAGAAGCTCGACCCGTTGTTCCTCGACTACTGGAGGCGCAAGGGCATCGACCTCACGCCGTTCCTCGACGAGGCGAAGGGCAAGACCGTCAACTTCCCGGTCGCCACGGGCCTCGCGGAGGCGCTGTCGGACGTGAGCATCGCGCTCGGCCCGACCTACCTCGGTCAGTCCTCGCCGGCGCAGGGACTGCGTGACGCGCAACGCATCCTCGATTACCGCATTTCCTACACCAAGTGA